From the genome of Fusarium fujikuroi IMI 58289 draft genome, chromosome FFUJ_chr06:
TTTCGTCTTTAATTTTTGTAGtggattcttcaagaggCCGATCGTTTGTTTATTGTCACAAAACAGTTGGAGATCGATCTGTCGAGTTTTTGAGCAGAGGACGAGGTGCATTTGGTCAATTGGCAGCTCGAGTTGTAGTCCTTGGAGGAGCCTTTTCTGAAATAGACCTTCCTTTGCTGCTTGTGAGAGTGCCAATAGCTCCGCTtcagttgttgatgtcgttacAGTGTCTTGTTTATTGGCTCGCCATCCTATTAGACCTCCGAAGAGTTTCATTGCAtagccttgagagctttTGCGGTCTAGGGAATTGTCTGCAAAAGATGCGTCACTGTGAACGTCGAACCCCTCTCCGGGACCAAACTCCAATGCATAGAAACGAGTGTCGTTTAGGTAATTGAAAACTCGATTCACCGCCTCCACATGTTTTTCGCTTGGGTTGGTCATAAAACGTGCCAGTCTTGATACTGCAAATGCGATGTCCGGCCGAGTAATTACACTGGCGTAGAGCAGTGACCCTATGGCCCTTCGATACCAGGCAGTTGTCTTGTAGCTGGCGGTGCCTTCATTAGGGAGGAgttcttcttttgacatTGGAGACGCGTTTGGCGTTTTTGAAGTGCTCTGTTCGCATATCTTTTCCACGTATGAGATTTGAGTTACCCAGAtgtgccttgagcttcgatcTCGAATGATTTCCATTCCAAGGAACcattgaagctcttttccTCCAGTAAGTGTATACTTTCGTTGGAGTTGCTCAATAGCCTGAGAGgcactcttctcatcttctctcttatATGCAAATACTATGTCGTCTACGTAGAAGAACATAAGGATATTCTCCTTCCGATAGCAACATGGTTCATTTGGGACTTGATTCCAGCCTTGAGCCTCGAGGGTATCTCCGAGGTCCATTTGCCACAAAAGAGGTGCGATGCGCAGACCGTAAAGTGCTTTGTGTAGGAGCAGTATTCGATCCTGTTTCTCACCACTCCGGTAACCGGGTGGCAGCTTCATGAATACATTGCTTTGCAGTTTTGCATTTACAAACGCATTCACTGCATCGTACTGCAGGAGCTCTAGGTCATATTTTGCAGCAATTGCTATAAGCGTCCTGAATGACTTTCCAGCAAGGGTAGCAGCATATGTATCATCTGTGCTTGACTTATACTGTTGGTCTCCTCGAACTACAAGCCTTGCCTTGCATTTTCGCAGGTACCCATGTTTGTCAAACTTATATGTGAAGACCCACATACAGTCAAGTACTTGCGAGTCTCCAATTCGGGGATCAAGCCTCGAAATCTCTGACCATGATCGCATCTGCTTATGACTCTCCAGATGGTCCTTTTGCGCTTGTTTGAACTCCTCCTCGAACCGGTGACCGGTGAGACTTCCAAAAGAGCTTGGAGCCGGTGGCAGATTCCTCCGATGGAGTCTCTCCTTGTCTGGAACGAGGTTCATATGGCTCTTTTGCGCTTCCCATCTGGGCTTCAGTCTTCCGCGGATGTATCTGCTCCTCGTTGCCTTTGTTATCAGCTTTCCTTCTTGCTTTGCAATTGGTACAGCCATTGTTCCGGCGTTGAAGGCTTGATTGAGGATTTTCAGGTCCAcgtcaagtccttcttttcttgcagGTGACTGTATTCCAATTTGTgctaagaagcttgaaaatGGGCTTTCTGGAGGAGTAGGTAAGAGCTCGAATCGAGCTTGAGTGTACTTTgtaccatcgtcttcttgatcctctgttggctctgcctcttctgtaGGCAAGTCGTCAATCAGATTTTCGAGAGtcgattcttggctttcaagCTCGTCTGGGCCCTGAACAGGTTCCAAGACCTGATCGATTTGCTCAGTGTTCATAAGTGATTGCAATCTCACTTGTAATTCTTCTAGGGTTTCTTCCCCGATCGTTTCTGTCACCTGTAACTCGTTAGCGCTGAAGAATTCTTCCTCATTAAAGATAGCATCTCTAgtgatatatatcttattagtcAGGGGGTTCCAGATCCGAAAGATGTTTTGTGAGTTATATCCCACAAGGTATCCGATCCACGCTTTTGGgtttgttcttgattgtagGCGTTTATCCTTCTGCTGAGCTGACTTTGTCATCGCAAAGGCTTTGCATCCAATCATTTTCATATGCCCAATACGAGGTTGGATGTAGTTTTGCGAGCTTTGAATcgcagaaaagaagctttcgTACGGAGTCTTCCATTGAAGTCCTTGTTTTGGGGTTCGATTCAGGAGATAGACTGCGGTGCGCATAATTTCAGGCCATAGGCCAGAGGGTAATTTGCTGTCGATAATGAGTAACCGCACTTTTTCTTTCATACCCCCCCAGAACGCTCGCCAGAGCCGTTCTGTTGTTGTGTGCGTGGTGCACTTTCTTCCACTTGGATACCCTTGTTTTCGAGCCATGCGCGGGTCAATCCGCCTTTTCGCAGCTCGTTATCTGTTTCGATGATTCGTagtttgatgttgtacaTTGTTTCAAGCATCTGGGTAAAGTGTTTTAGCATTGACAGAAGGTTCTCATCATATCGATTGGTGAAATAATAGTCCCAACAGAGACCTGATTGACGATCTGTAATTATTCCGCATGACGAGTACTGGTGTAATCCTGGAGGATAGTCGtgaaagtcaattgagaCTCTCTCTCCTGGATTCGAGTTTCGTATCCGAGGTTCGCGTCTCTcttgcctcttcatctttcccAATCCGCATACGTCACATTCGATTGTAGACGGTCCCTTGATTCTCGCTCCTATGGTATGATTCACAAGGTGTTCAAGACTTCGAGGGCCTGGGTGTCCTAATCGGCGATGCCATGTCATGGCCCTTGCGTTGTTTGGCTTTTTCGCAGTCCATGAGTTGTATTGCAGGTGCCTAGTTGGAAACGCGGCTTGTTTCCCGGTTTTGGGAATGTAACTCATTACATATTGGTCGTGTTTAAGCATTAATTTGCATAGTGCCTGACCACCTATGTGTCTGATCACATCTGAGTTATTGCGCTGGTCCCACCAGTACCCAATTTGGCGTAACCTCCTCAGGGATATAAGGTTAGTGCCCATTTCTGGACAGTATGCAACGCCCTTCAAAACGAGCTTTTGAGGCTCATTTTCCAGGTTGCATACTTCTAGTTGTACTTCCCCATATCCTAGGATTGGTAGCCATCTTGACCCTGCAAAGACGCCATCCCCTGCTGTTGCGATCCCTAGTTTCTTGAACCTTTTGGCACTGTTGAAAAGATATGTATTGTAGTACCTGAGTCCAGTATGGCCGAGGTTTGTAACGGGTAATCGCTGCTCTTTATCATGAATGCAGCTGTCTTCTCTGAGATCACTGGCTGAAACCTCGATAGTCAATCCGACTTCTCTTTTgagtcttgtttctcctGCTGGAGTTTCTCAAACAGTTCTCgaacttccttcttgtcctcaagccGTTGTTCCCAGAGATCAAGCTGACGTTGTGATGTAGGGTATTTCTTTGGGGCCTTCTCAGGGAACGCCACCCAGCAAGATGTCGTGTTGGcgttcttgtgcttcttctcgcataATATACACAATTCTAACTCTATAGAAGCCCGAGGTCGTTTTGCTGATCCTTCTCTGCCTGGGCTTATCTTGGTTTCTCCCGTTGATGATCTGCTTCGCTTCCTTATTTCTGGGGAGGAGTCTTGAAACGTGGTTTTGAAGCTCCCTTTTGCCACCTGATTTCTAGGATTGCGatcgcttctcctcttcattgaTTGAATTTCCTGGCGAAATTGTGCAGAGAAAGTTAGCGGAAGGTAGGTGCCTGCTTCAATTGCATCCTTATTCTGTCCTTGTTCAATTCGCAAGAATATCCTAAATTGAACATCCAGATTCTGCTGTAGATCCTCAAACCATGTATTTGAGTGTTGTGCTTCTGCGACCCCTCTGAGCTTTGCAATTCTCATTGCCTTTTCCCATGAGGTAATCCAATCTTCCCAGTTGGTTCGACTGTTTGAAGCCAATTTTAGCAGCTCAAAATACTTGTTTTCGAGCTTGTTTTCTCCTTAGCGCATCGTCGATCCCACACGCAGCTTTCAGGTTCGTATAGAACATCGAAATATTGTCATGCTGTGTGGATTCGTTCATCGCAGGGGAGCATGTTTCGACGTAGTGTGGATTGATCTTTTCAATCATCCAATTAAGGACATTCCTGATTCCA
Proteins encoded in this window:
- a CDS encoding probable retrotransposon HobS hobase; the encoded protein is MPPSTGKGYLLNGPADWDSFEQSYIMKVSAERVYELGRLNTPAQFIDKRITEPRRPEFSDYLAREQNEARSRSTNSSQSTVRSSDPATSYVELVPEDQEAYKASMAIYKSDLDRYNKQADGIRNVLNWMIEKINPHYVETCSPAMNESTQHDNISMFYTNLKAARTNWEDWITSWEKAMRIAKLRGVAEAQHSNTWFEDLQQNLDVQFRIFLRIEQGQNKDAIEAGTYLPLTFSAQFRQEIQSMKRRSDRNPRNQVAKGSFKTTFQDSSPEIRKRSRSSTGETKISPGREGSAKRPRASIELELCILCEKKHKNANTTSCWVAFPEKAPKKYPTSQPSDLREDSCIHDKEQRLPVTNLGHTGLRYYNTYLFNSAKRFKKLGIATAGDGVFAGSRWLPILGYGEVQLEVCNLENEPQKLVLKGVAYCPEMGTNLISLRRLRQIGYWWDQRNNSDVIRHIGGQALCKLMLKHDQYVMSYIPKTGKQAAFPTRHLQYNSWTAKKPNNARAMTWHRRLGHPGPRSLEHLVNHTIGARIKGPSTIECDVCGLGKMKRQERREPRIRNSNPGERVSIDFHDYPPGLHQYSSCGIITDRQSGLCWDYYFTNRYDENLLSMLKHFTQMLETMYNIKLRIIETDNELRKGGLTRAWLENKGIQVEESAPRTQQQNGSGERSGGTPYESFFSAIQSSQNYIQPRIGHMKMIGCKAFAMTKSAQQKDKRLQSRTNPKAWIGYLVGYNSQNIFRIWNPLTNKIYITRDAIFNEEEFFSANELQVTETIGEETLEELQVRLQSLMNTEQIDQVLEPVQGPDELESQESTLENLIDDLPTEEAEPTEDQEDDGTKYTQARFELLPTPPESPFSSFLAQIGIQSPARKEGLDVDLKILNQAFNAGTMAVPIAKQEGKLITKATRSRYIRGRLKPRWEAQKSHMNLVPDKERLHRRNLPPAPSSFGSLTGHRFEEEFKQAQKDHLESHKQMRSWSEISRLDPRIGDSQVLDCMWVFTYKFDKHGYLRKCKARLVVRGDQQYKSSTDDTYAATLAGKSFRTLIAIAAKYDLELLQYDAVNAFVNAKLQSNVFMKLPPGYRSGEKQDRILLLHKALYGLRIAPLLWQMDLGDTLEAQGWNQVPNEPCCYRKENILMFFYVDDIVFAYKREDEKSASQAIEQLQRKYTLTGGKELQWFLGMEIIRDRSSRHIWVTQISYVEKICEQSTSKTPNASPMSKEELLPNEGTASYKTTAWYRRAIGSLLYASVITRPDIAFAVSRLARFMTNPSEKHVEAVNRVFNYLNDTRFYALEFGPGEGFDVHSDASFADNSLDRKSSQGYAMKLFGGLIGWRANKQDTVTTSTTEAELLALSQAAKEGLFQKRLLQGLQLELPIDQMHLVLCSKTRQIDLQLFCDNKQTIGLLKNPLQKLKTKLKHVDVHNHWLREQLKQKTLSLQYKQSSELIADGMTKALQGHSQKESCKQFGLVNIEEKIRMRREKVTAERTIEEILEELKI